The DNA sequence TTATACAATCAAGTTCCCACACAAACAGTGGGAACGATTCATTCACTGGACCTGATTCAGTTCTCAGGTGATTCAATAATTGAGTCAATTGGAATATAGTGTATGAGTCATAAGGACAACGTGACATAAAAGCATCATAATAGTAGCCTATTAGTAATCCAAGTTAATATTCACTGATAATCTTCCTTTCCAGTCAGGTTAACCATTGCAACTGGTATCATGAAGTCAGTCTATTGCCCTGGACATAATTGTGATAAATTAAAACACCAATCCTCAGTCATTCTTTCAATATATGGAAAATAGCTGCCTTGACATTATTGAAAAAATGGATTTGGAATgagatgagggtgagtaaataatggcatAAGTTTAAGTCACATAAtctgttctttaaaatatatctttAGATGTACTTTAAAGTGTCAAATGCCTtctaaaaaaactaattgtcTTTCTAATTATGTTCTTTATTATGGAAATATAGGCTGCTAGGCTGTTTTATTATTCCTAGTACCgttacaaaacacaaaaatcacATAACAAAGCACATAATGCATAAGCGAGACACCGTTCCTcgattaaatttatttatgtgagCAACGATATGTTGACTTGTCTGTGATACAGAGAAATACTAAGAACAACAttagcaaatcaagaaaaccaGAAGGACAAATTGTCTTCCATGAAGAACAGAGAGAACATTACAGGTATTTATAGTGAGCAATGCTTGGCAGTGAGGCATCCTGGAGTCATCCTGTTAATAATACTGTTAAAAGCACACAAAGTCAATGggttagagaaaaacatgcaaacatttaCATCTACCCACCACACACCGTTCTACAAAGAGCCACGGCTCAAAAGCTTGTGTCAAAATGGCTTTACTAAGAAAAGGTAGCTGTAAATGCTTCAATTTAGTGAAACACCTACCAGATATTTACATCTACCTGCAACCTCTCCTTTTGTGAGGAAACACTTTTAGCGACATGGATTTGACCGCTCACATGGATAATGCAGTCCTTAGTGGGAAAAAGCGATAGATTCTTCACTAAGGATCTGTCGAGGGGATGCGAGATGGGAGAGGAAAATCAGCAGTAACAAAGAAGAGATGAGGTTATATTGTAGACTCAAAGAAAAATCCAGGCATAAGGCTCTGGTGAGGCTAAGACACTTTGAATGGTCTTCTAAAGGGCTGGATCGGCCACactgatgtctttcatactgCTCTGCCCTAGATACTTATCAGCGGTCACTGAAATGCTTCTCAGGGCTGACCGACTCAAAACTTGTCTTTCGTTTCCGGATGTCTGACATTTCTCAGCACTCCTTTTATCAGCGGACTCAAACAATGTCAGATCCCCAAAGGTGCCCCATTCAGACGTTGCACAGCCATCACTCAAATTCACGAGAAGGAGTGGCTATATTTAACCCACATTCAGGCAAACACCGAGCTTTAGTAGAGGTGAAACCCCTCGATGGAGATGAAGACTGAGAAATTACATCATTCTTTGACTGATTCACAATGGAAAGTGACAACACTGGCTGGTTAACTACTGACACTTGTTGATCTACTATCAATGGCAGTCAGAATTTGAAGTGATAGTATAAAACTTGAGGCCTGTTGAATACTGCTATATTTCCCTGCTGAAAAGACCATAGAGCTGGTCACCATCACATGATGTGTTTTGGATGCTGGTGCTGAGCAAGGAACCCTGGAGTCTAAACCAGACTCCTGAACTAGCTTTAACACAACGTAAAATCAAAACTGACTAAATTTACTTGCTTAATAAACATCTCTGGGCTTATTGTGCATTATTCCGCATGACTCATCAGTGCACATGGAAAAATGTTTCTATAATCTTTCACTGTCTTTGTAATCtttcaaaaaagtaatgtaagTTTCACCCACTGGTCTGGCTCTGCTCATGCTCCATCAACTTTACATTGATACTCATTCGTTTAAAGAAATATCCTGGCCACCCTTTTCCATATAATCAAAGTGAATGACAACAGGGTCTGTCGAGCTTCAAAATCTGATTTGTGAACAAGTCGTTCTTTTGCATTGGATCATTTCAGTGTATTTTGTGCAATCAAGTTCACACAAAAGGTTGGAATGATTCATTTATTGGACTGATTTTTTTCTAAGGTGACTCAATGGTTCAGTCAATTGGAATATCGTGTATGAGTCATAAGGTACACTTGACATAAAAGCATCATAATAGTTGTCCATTAGTAATCCAAGTTattattcactgataatcttCCTTTCCAGTCCATGATTGCAACTGGAGATGATTAGACATAATTCTGGTTTACTACAGCATTCTCATTCACATTCTTTATATGGAAAATAGCTGCCTGGACAttattggaatttttttttttgatttggaACGCGAGTAAACTTTTCATAATCCAATCAGTTTCCAAAGGACAAAGTCCAATCCAGCATTTCATTCAGATATACGtcatatgacaaaaataaaataggttACAAATGCTATATCATGCTGACTTTATCCAGCAAGACTTCCTTAGTCAAATTTTGCTGATGAACAGCATGTCTAAGCAGGTCCGCCACATAGGAAAGCACCAGACCAGAACAAACCAGTCAGAACATCATGAAAATCCAAGCTGGTCTTTTCAGCAAGGTGTTAGTAGTCATAAATCTCCTAAACTAAATTGTCCCAGTGATTATTTAGTAATACAACTGATATTTCtagttaacaacaacaacaaaaagagaGGAATATAGTTTTGCACTGTTGCAAAGTGGCTCCAGAGTAAGTCTGAGCAGTTGATACTGCCAAGATGATAGGCACACTGAATAGACAACTGTGGCTACAAACATATGACACAAACCAGGGTGTTCAGTATTCAATTTGAGTCTGTACTGAACACACAATAATGGGAAGGCTTCAGCTGTGAGCCTATGTTAGCACCATCTCATACTGTGAGAGTCATTATCACATTGGTATACATGAGAGTATGGCACTGTACTGAGAAACAAAAAGATATTTATCAACCAAGGGAATGGACTGGCTTACTCAAAGTTCTTAATATCTGCCAAAGACCATCCGTTTTACATTTGCATGTCTTGCCCTTTGATGAGAGATGAGTCTCTCTGAAAATTCCTGTTTATATATGAGGACCAAGCAAGGAGAAAAACAAATTAGCGTGTTCACAATGGTTGTTGAATGTCGAGATGAAATCTTTCCTTCTTCACTTCACTTCTTTCTTGCTTCTCCTTCACCGATGAGAGACGTCACTGGTTGACTGGCTTCACCAATGAGTAACCCTTCCACTGGCATCTGCCACAGGCCACTGAGCCCTGATGGCTATCCATTCAGTATAGCCTTAACATGATCTCTTCTGTTCCAGTGTGTACCTTCATACAGGTGTTGTCCTCCTGTTGATACCATCATTAAGGTCTTTGGGAAAGCAGTTGTGCACTTGGAGGAATCCCGAATCGTGGTCTGGGCTGTAGGAGCTGTCCGTCCCTGACTTGAGGGGGTCTCTTGTCAATGTGTACATGTTGATCTCTCCAACAGGCACCGAGCTCATCATCTTCATGCCCACGGGTGACGCTTCGCGGGATGCTTCCGTTGAACGAGAGCTGGAGCGCGAGTGCCGTCGACGATAGCGAAAGCTGGGTATGCGAGAATACGGCGAAGAGGACGAGGTAGACTTGATGAACTCACGGCGTGCTTTGAACCGTACTTCCTTGTTCTTCTCAATGTAGATATTGATGGCCAGAACGGCCACCGCCTCGGCCACAATGAAAGAAAGCGCTCCGAAGTAGAACGACCAACCGTAGTTATACTGGTTCTTCTTGTCTTCGTCTCGTTTGTCACTGGGGTCACCGGCATTGCTGGAGATGTAGACGATTATACCGATGATGTTGCTCAAACCTACCAGACACAAAACAGAGCCAGGAAAGCATAAGAAAAATGCCTTCATATGAAGTAATATAACAGAGTTATGACTTCATTCAACTTTTCCTTGGTTATGAAAGGATAAATATATGGATAAATGTGGATTCCAACACAAGATGTTACATTCAGCTGGTTGGGATATGTCAACAACACCTCCATCTTTAAAAAGGTTAACACTGCAGGTTGAGCTGCTTTCAGTTGTACGAACCGACAACACagattttagacaaaatagGATACATTTTCTCAGGGGTTAATATTAATGTAGACATGGCAATTGGCTGCAAATGTCTTCTGAGCAGCATGTGTTTATGTCAAGGGATCAAGGTTTAGCTGCTTAGTGTAACTCAGGGTAGCCAAACCTGCTGCAACACACTTTTCTGTAATTTTCAAGTAACCCTGAACACCATGATTGGATGGTTCAGGTGTGTATAATAAAGACTGCAGCTAAACTATATAGGAAGTTAGCcttccaggagcaggattggctACCCCTGGTGTAACTGGTCCTTCAGGCAGCACAAGGTGGCACACTTACAAGGATACTAAAGACTGCAGCCTCTAGCATGAGTTGGTGGTGTGCCTCTTGAGGCCAGGGGAGTGAAGTTTACCTGCACAGTTTGCCTCTGTTACACTCACCCTAAAGCTCACTCACACCAGGGTAACGGCACCAAAATTTGAACCAGCATCAACCAGCATGGGAGGCCATCCACTAACAAGGATGCTAAAGACCAGTTCCTACAGTGCCTCTGGAGGCCAAGGAAGTGAGGTCTGTGTGCACAGCTCTTACTAGTTCCCTCTGTCACTCACCCCCTAAACCTCACTCCTATTTGGGTCATGGCACCAATGTAACTGGTCCTACTTGCACCACTCTAAGATGGATTTGAACCAGTCTCAACTATCATGCATGGTGGGAATGCTAACAAggacattaaagaacacagccTCTAGCCTTGAGGCAAGGGGAGTGAGGTTTACCTGCACAGCTTGCCTCTGTTGCCCTAAATCTCACTCCCATCCGGATCATGGCAACAAGATTTGAACCAGCATGGGAGGCCATTCACTAACAAGGATGCTAAAGACCACAGCCTCTAACATCAGTTGCTAGTGTGTATCTTGAACCCAGAGGAGTGAGGTCTACCTGCACAGCACTACTCTGTC is a window from the Onychostoma macrolepis isolate SWU-2019 chromosome 03, ASM1243209v1, whole genome shotgun sequence genome containing:
- the cacng4b gene encoding calcium channel, voltage-dependent, gamma subunit 4b, which translates into the protein MAWCDRGIQMLLATVGAFVAFSLMSIAIGTDYWLYSRAYICNATNISTDETQPKKVRGDLTHSGLWRICCIEGLNKGSCYRINHFPDDNDYDTDSSEYLLRIVRASSVFPILSTILLLLGGLCVGIGRIYSKRNNIILSAGILFVAAGLSNIIGIIVYISSNAGDPSDKRDEDKKNQYNYGWSFYFGALSFIVAEAVAVLAINIYIEKNKEVRFKARREFIKSTSSSSPYSRIPSFRYRRRHSRSSSRSTEASREASPVGMKMMSSVPVGEINMYTLTRDPLKSGTDSSYSPDHDSGFLQVHNCFPKDLNDGINRRTTPV